A single genomic interval of Flavobacteriales bacterium harbors:
- a CDS encoding OmpA family protein, with protein MKYLISCGLLCLLSVACIAQPYGDPKFKQKFNKADALVFDGAYLEALPLLEEMYADDSTNANLNYLLGVCYLMGSKNHTLAIRRLESATRDVSLEYQEANWKERKAPGKAYYVLGRAYHFKNLFDRAVTNYYNYRSFIEMDDVETYNQVRQQIQYAENAMELIKTPVGVKITNLGANINTKYPDYCPVVSADDRVLIFTSRREGGTGDAKDENGNYYDDIYVCSKQGDGTWSRPKSIGSNINTPGHEAAIGLSPDGQLLFIYKDDNGDGNIYYSKRSGDDWTKPEPMGSDINTSSWETHATVNATQDMLIFVSNRSDGGYGGRDLWYCKKLPNGEWGLAINMGSVINSQFEEDSPFLSANGQTLIFSSQGHTSMGGFDIFRSEFEDGSWTLPENIGYPINTAEDDVFFVLTPDGRHAYYSSRMDGGFGDTDLYKLRLEVKKTEGAAVARGIMKVPAMAYADIKAQIVVTDEGGAQVGTYHPNPTTGYYVLILKPGETYTVSYEADGYETVVSKLPVAEGEVYAEYDGVVELEEVVFGKDILAIQKETKVLEEEKAIAAAKVAEQERLAQEADAKAKKEAEELALAQEKDAERKKAEQLAAKEKDDAAAALALEEEKAKKAELDRRKAEAKAKFEAQQAQAAKQNAEEEAKLKLEAELAQKKAEEEARLQEEQNLASAKAEEVARLQEEQNVAKAKAEEEARVKEETLAKEKAEQEAAEKKTEEEASAMAKAAEEVKSEPIVELNEEVSQPQTEVVESEKSVTSEPEQGELQVVEVAQQEASQETSQQEELAEADEQAQIRKEFEAAEQKAKEEASAKVEQETVNENVVVDADGKSPSVEQTSNVETEEDNELAQQLAAAAAESEAKRLAEAELKKKELQKRIDALKAKQQEQEKQEELEIVQEPVKEVAVQKMTTQEPAAAIDADAIKAKRDAMMARIEQLKKSKVEVEKKKVVDEAAVAEASAKEKLALQKKQELVKKSDQTKEEIAALQSQLAVVEKQVITAEKEVEVAKSAVVIAQEKVASDIEEEKRIAQEALVKQQEADEAARQIKELEALEQKRIEQERLAAEQQQKEQREEAERTKRELIQLEAVAEQQRQVQAALEAEEKKKKVIEAAEKDAYSKEEILSNAATLDELRNLNRKLIQDNLDLRKELAELNRKLDLILARLDYAPDGEKVDIPMSSTMKNLQEGKRLILRNIFFDYNEAVLRSKSIHELNKLFEFLNENPGIQIQVSGHTDSRGNDDYNMRLSKDRAQAVVDYLIRNGISSKRLTAVGYGETRPIARNENADLTDNPIGRQLNRRIEISIPEGKVNGVEVEEINVPKSAQIR; from the coding sequence ATGAAGTATTTGATCTCGTGCGGGTTGCTCTGTTTATTGTCTGTGGCTTGCATAGCACAGCCTTATGGCGACCCAAAATTCAAGCAAAAATTCAATAAGGCAGATGCCTTGGTTTTTGATGGCGCTTATCTGGAAGCGTTGCCGCTTTTGGAAGAAATGTATGCGGACGATAGTACCAATGCTAATCTTAATTACCTGCTTGGCGTGTGTTACCTTATGGGTAGCAAAAATCATACGTTGGCTATTCGAAGGTTGGAAAGTGCAACAAGAGATGTGTCCTTAGAATACCAAGAAGCGAATTGGAAGGAACGTAAAGCGCCCGGAAAAGCATATTACGTTTTAGGTCGTGCTTATCATTTCAAGAATCTGTTCGATAGAGCGGTAACCAATTATTACAATTATCGGTCATTCATCGAAATGGATGATGTTGAAACCTATAATCAGGTTAGGCAACAGATTCAGTACGCTGAAAACGCGATGGAGTTGATAAAAACACCTGTCGGAGTTAAAATCACCAATCTGGGCGCGAACATCAACACGAAGTATCCAGATTACTGTCCTGTTGTATCTGCCGATGACCGTGTGCTCATTTTTACCTCCAGAAGAGAAGGGGGAACTGGCGATGCAAAGGATGAAAACGGAAATTACTATGACGATATCTATGTCTGTTCTAAGCAAGGTGATGGAACGTGGAGCAGGCCAAAAAGTATAGGTTCAAATATTAATACGCCAGGACACGAAGCTGCAATTGGTCTATCTCCTGATGGCCAATTGTTGTTCATCTATAAAGACGATAATGGCGATGGCAACATTTATTACAGTAAAAGGAGTGGTGATGATTGGACCAAGCCTGAGCCAATGGGCTCAGATATAAATACGAGCTCTTGGGAAACGCATGCCACCGTGAATGCTACACAAGACATGCTCATTTTCGTGTCGAACCGAAGCGATGGCGGTTATGGTGGCCGCGATCTTTGGTATTGCAAGAAATTGCCGAATGGAGAATGGGGACTTGCCATCAACATGGGTAGTGTCATCAACTCGCAGTTTGAAGAGGATTCTCCCTTTCTTTCTGCAAATGGACAGACACTTATCTTCAGTTCACAAGGTCATACCTCGATGGGAGGATTTGACATTTTCAGGTCAGAATTTGAAGATGGATCATGGACACTTCCAGAGAATATTGGATACCCGATAAATACAGCTGAAGATGATGTATTCTTTGTCTTAACGCCAGATGGAAGGCACGCATACTACAGTTCGCGAATGGATGGTGGTTTTGGCGACACAGACCTTTACAAACTTCGTTTGGAAGTCAAGAAAACAGAAGGAGCAGCTGTTGCGCGTGGAATCATGAAAGTTCCTGCAATGGCTTATGCCGATATCAAAGCTCAGATCGTTGTAACAGACGAAGGCGGTGCCCAAGTAGGAACATATCATCCAAACCCAACTACGGGGTATTATGTACTCATTCTTAAACCAGGAGAAACCTACACCGTTTCGTACGAAGCAGATGGATATGAAACAGTTGTTTCGAAACTACCCGTTGCAGAAGGTGAAGTTTACGCGGAGTATGATGGTGTTGTTGAGCTGGAAGAAGTAGTGTTCGGAAAGGACATTCTTGCTATTCAGAAAGAAACCAAAGTACTTGAAGAGGAAAAAGCGATTGCGGCTGCAAAAGTGGCGGAGCAAGAACGGTTAGCGCAAGAAGCTGATGCCAAAGCCAAGAAGGAGGCCGAAGAGTTAGCGCTGGCACAAGAAAAGGATGCCGAACGGAAAAAGGCAGAACAACTAGCAGCTAAAGAAAAAGACGATGCTGCTGCAGCATTGGCTTTAGAAGAGGAAAAAGCTAAAAAAGCGGAATTAGATAGAAGAAAAGCAGAGGCAAAAGCAAAGTTCGAAGCGCAGCAAGCCCAAGCTGCCAAACAGAATGCAGAGGAAGAAGCAAAGTTGAAACTAGAAGCTGAGCTAGCTCAGAAAAAAGCTGAAGAGGAGGCTAGACTACAAGAAGAACAGAATCTAGCAAGTGCAAAAGCTGAGGAGGTAGCGAGGTTGCAAGAAGAGCAGAATGTAGCGAAGGCAAAAGCTGAAGAGGAAGCCAGAGTTAAAGAGGAAACTCTAGCAAAGGAGAAAGCGGAACAAGAAGCTGCAGAAAAGAAGACAGAAGAAGAGGCTTCGGCAATGGCTAAAGCTGCTGAAGAAGTGAAGTCGGAACCAATTGTTGAACTCAACGAAGAAGTTTCACAACCTCAAACAGAAGTTGTTGAGTCCGAAAAGTCAGTCACTTCAGAGCCTGAACAAGGAGAGTTGCAAGTAGTAGAGGTTGCTCAGCAAGAAGCTTCGCAAGAGACATCGCAGCAGGAAGAGTTGGCCGAGGCTGATGAACAAGCGCAGATACGAAAGGAGTTCGAGGCTGCTGAACAAAAAGCGAAAGAAGAAGCTTCAGCCAAGGTTGAACAGGAAACGGTAAATGAGAATGTTGTAGTTGATGCAGACGGGAAGTCACCATCGGTTGAACAAACATCGAATGTAGAAACTGAGGAAGACAATGAATTGGCGCAACAGCTTGCGGCCGCTGCGGCAGAGTCTGAAGCCAAGCGCTTAGCCGAGGCTGAACTGAAGAAAAAGGAACTTCAGAAAAGAATTGATGCGCTAAAAGCGAAGCAGCAAGAGCAGGAGAAACAGGAAGAACTGGAAATAGTGCAAGAACCAGTGAAAGAAGTGGCTGTGCAGAAGATGACAACTCAAGAACCTGCGGCAGCTATCGATGCAGATGCCATCAAAGCTAAGCGTGACGCAATGATGGCTCGAATCGAACAGCTTAAGAAGAGCAAAGTAGAGGTCGAGAAAAAGAAAGTGGTTGATGAGGCCGCTGTAGCTGAAGCCTCAGCAAAGGAAAAGCTGGCTTTGCAGAAAAAGCAGGAGTTGGTGAAAAAATCTGACCAGACCAAAGAAGAAATTGCTGCATTACAGAGTCAGTTGGCCGTAGTTGAAAAGCAAGTTATAACCGCTGAAAAAGAAGTTGAAGTGGCGAAATCCGCAGTGGTTATTGCACAAGAAAAGGTTGCAAGTGATATTGAAGAGGAGAAACGTATTGCACAAGAAGCATTGGTTAAACAACAAGAAGCCGATGAAGCGGCTCGTCAGATAAAAGAGTTGGAAGCATTGGAGCAAAAGCGAATTGAACAAGAACGTTTAGCGGCAGAACAGCAACAGAAGGAGCAGAGAGAAGAGGCTGAACGTACAAAACGTGAGCTGATTCAGCTTGAAGCAGTTGCTGAACAACAAAGACAAGTTCAGGCGGCTTTGGAGGCGGAAGAGAAGAAGAAAAAAGTGATTGAAGCTGCAGAGAAGGACGCCTACAGCAAAGAGGAGATTTTATCGAATGCTGCCACCTTGGATGAGTTGCGGAATCTGAACAGGAAATTGATTCAGGATAATTTAGATCTAAGAAAGGAACTTGCCGAATTGAACAGAAAGTTGGATTTGATTCTTGCTAGATTGGATTATGCACCGGATGGAGAAAAAGTTGATATTCCGATGAGTTCTACAATGAAGAATCTTCAGGAAGGGAAACGTCTTATTCTGAGAAATATATTCTTTGATTATAACGAAGCTGTGCTGAGGTCAAAATCAATCCATGAATTGAATAAACTTTTCGAGTTCTTGAATGAAAATCCGGGAATTCAAATTCAGGTTTCTGGACACACAGACTCTCGTGGAAATGATGATTACAACATGAGGTTGTCCAAAGATCGTGCTCAAGCTGTGGTTGATTATCTTATTCGAAACGGTATTTCATCTAAACGGTTAACCGCTGTTGGATACGGTGAAACTCGTCCTATCGCTCGAAACGAAAATGCTGATCTTACTGATAATCCTATTGGCAGACAGTTAAATCGAAGGATTGAGATCAGTATACCGGAAGGAAAAGTGAATGGTGTTGAGGTCGAAGAAATCAACGTTCCCAAAAGCGCTCAGATACGGTAA
- a CDS encoding 2-oxo acid dehydrogenase subunit E2 yields the protein MAKVEVLMPKMGESVAEATVIRWLKEVGDVIEMDEPIMEIATDKVDSEIPSPVSGVLAEQCCQADDVVQVGSPVAYISTEAEAKVESTPTAPEPVKNESTQVIAEPAYSNGSSSNGATEVGDIPKRSDSGKFYSPLVRTIAQTEGVSLKELESISGSGQGGRVTKADILSYLPNRGTQTQATPEPVVAKPAAKVHATASVGHASIPLMAGDEIVEMDRMRKIIAEHMVMSKHTSPHVTSYVEADLTNVVMWRNKVKDDFQRREGEKLTFTPIFIECLVRAIKDMPGVNVSLDGQNIIKRKSINMGMAAAMPSGNLIVPVIKNADQMSLLGLTKAVNDLAERARANKLKPEEIQGGTYTMTNVGTFGNVMGTPIINQPQVAIMAVGAIRKKPAVIETPTGDAIAIRHMMFLSHSYDHRIVDGALGGSFVRRVADYLENWDINRTI from the coding sequence ATGGCTAAAGTTGAAGTGTTGATGCCCAAAATGGGCGAAAGTGTTGCAGAAGCAACGGTTATCCGTTGGCTAAAAGAGGTTGGCGATGTCATAGAAATGGACGAGCCGATCATGGAAATTGCTACCGATAAGGTGGATTCTGAGATTCCATCGCCTGTAAGTGGAGTGCTTGCCGAGCAATGCTGCCAAGCCGATGACGTGGTTCAGGTAGGAAGCCCAGTAGCATACATTTCTACCGAGGCAGAAGCAAAGGTAGAATCAACTCCTACAGCTCCAGAACCTGTTAAGAACGAATCAACTCAAGTAATTGCAGAGCCAGCGTATTCTAATGGCTCTTCATCAAATGGAGCAACGGAGGTTGGCGACATTCCTAAACGCTCCGATTCAGGTAAATTCTATTCGCCATTGGTAAGAACCATTGCACAGACAGAAGGCGTTTCCCTCAAAGAATTGGAATCAATTTCGGGTAGTGGTCAAGGTGGAAGAGTAACCAAAGCAGATATACTTAGCTATCTACCTAACCGAGGAACGCAGACACAAGCAACACCAGAGCCAGTGGTGGCCAAGCCAGCAGCTAAAGTTCACGCAACGGCTTCTGTAGGACATGCTTCCATTCCGTTGATGGCAGGAGATGAGATCGTGGAAATGGACCGAATGCGTAAGATCATTGCCGAACACATGGTGATGAGCAAACATACATCACCACACGTTACCAGCTATGTAGAAGCCGATTTGACCAATGTGGTCATGTGGAGAAATAAGGTGAAGGATGACTTCCAAAGAAGGGAAGGTGAGAAGCTCACCTTCACCCCGATTTTCATCGAGTGTCTCGTCCGAGCGATAAAAGACATGCCGGGCGTCAACGTATCGTTGGATGGTCAGAATATCATCAAGCGTAAATCGATCAATATGGGAATGGCTGCGGCCATGCCATCGGGCAACTTGATTGTTCCTGTTATCAAAAACGCAGACCAAATGAGTTTGCTCGGACTTACTAAAGCCGTAAATGATCTTGCTGAACGCGCTCGGGCAAATAAACTGAAGCCAGAAGAGATTCAAGGAGGAACCTATACCATGACCAATGTGGGAACGTTTGGAAACGTGATGGGAACACCCATCATCAACCAACCTCAGGTCGCCATTATGGCTGTTGGCGCCATTCGCAAGAAACCAGCTGTCATAGAAACACCAACGGGCGATGCCATTGCCATCCGCCACATGATGTTTCTTTCCCATTCATACGATCATCGTATTGTTGATGGTGCTTTGGGTGGTTCATTTGTTCGTAGAGTAGCCGATTATTTAGAGAATTGGGACATCAATAGAACCATTTAG
- a CDS encoding glycosyltransferase family 2 protein, protein MNFVSDIRETKTTVLKLSIVIVNYNVQHFLEQCLQSVMVAIQNIEAEVFVVDNNSVDGSVAMVETKFPNVKLIANKDNGGFSKANNQAMKIAKGEYVLLLNPDTLVEEDTFEKVVKFMDEHPDAGGLGINMVDGKGNFLPESKRSLPTPEVAFYKIFGLSWLFPKSKRFGKYHLTFLDKDETHEIEVLSGAFMLMRKEALDKVGLLDEDYFMYGEDIDLSYRIILGGYKNYYYPEARIIHYKGESTKKGSLNYVFVFYNAMAIFARKHFSKERARMFSLLINFAILLRASISVVHRFAKRIALPILDGALIYAGLFVISNYWEFAVKAGEGLHYPLEFFLFVLPAYVLVWLVSMHFSGGYDKPTKLTNVMRGLFVGSAIILIGYGLMGEEVRFSRAVILLGSIWALIVIPVLRFVLHLLKVEGFNLNSEKTKRFLVVGKSDEIGRVENLLKDTFKTPGFIGRYEVADVNDLSQLDDFIRINKVGEVIFCAKDIPAQRIIDCMTQTKFPEVDFKIAPTESMFLIGSNSINTAGDLYAFGINAITKPTNQRMKRLLDFVLSLIFLLFSPLIMWFMKSPLGLLRNIVFVLIGKRTWVGYIKQHNADQNFHLPKIASSVLNPLDGLEAGEPDEEGLSRLNMLYAKDYRVANDLNIVFKGFRELGR, encoded by the coding sequence ATGAACTTCGTTTCGGATATTCGCGAAACCAAAACCACGGTTCTGAAACTCTCCATCGTCATCGTCAATTATAATGTGCAGCACTTCTTAGAGCAGTGTTTGCAATCGGTCATGGTGGCCATTCAGAATATCGAAGCGGAGGTTTTTGTAGTCGATAACAATTCGGTTGATGGCTCGGTTGCGATGGTAGAAACCAAGTTTCCGAACGTAAAACTGATTGCCAATAAGGACAATGGTGGCTTTTCCAAGGCCAACAATCAGGCAATGAAAATTGCCAAAGGAGAATACGTGTTGCTGCTCAATCCCGACACATTAGTGGAGGAAGACACATTTGAAAAGGTGGTCAAATTCATGGATGAGCATCCTGATGCCGGTGGTTTGGGTATTAATATGGTGGATGGAAAAGGCAACTTTCTACCTGAAAGCAAGCGCAGTCTGCCAACGCCCGAAGTCGCGTTTTACAAGATTTTTGGCTTGAGCTGGTTGTTCCCAAAATCCAAGCGATTCGGGAAGTATCATCTTACGTTTTTAGATAAGGACGAAACGCATGAGATTGAAGTGCTTTCGGGCGCTTTTATGCTCATGCGCAAAGAAGCCTTGGATAAAGTAGGGCTCTTGGATGAGGATTACTTTATGTACGGAGAAGACATCGACCTCTCATACCGCATTATTCTGGGCGGCTACAAGAATTACTACTATCCCGAAGCGCGCATCATTCATTATAAAGGAGAAAGCACCAAAAAGGGCAGTCTGAATTACGTTTTCGTGTTCTATAACGCGATGGCCATTTTTGCCCGAAAGCACTTTTCGAAAGAGCGGGCAAGGATGTTCTCGCTGCTCATCAATTTTGCCATTCTGTTGCGCGCTTCCATTTCGGTGGTGCATCGTTTTGCCAAGCGCATTGCCTTGCCCATTTTGGATGGAGCACTGATCTATGCGGGTCTTTTCGTCATCTCCAATTATTGGGAGTTTGCCGTAAAAGCAGGCGAAGGATTACATTATCCCCTAGAGTTCTTTTTGTTCGTCTTGCCTGCATACGTGCTGGTTTGGCTCGTTTCCATGCATTTTTCTGGCGGCTACGACAAGCCAACGAAACTCACCAATGTGATGCGCGGACTGTTTGTAGGTTCGGCCATTATCCTTATCGGTTACGGATTGATGGGCGAAGAAGTGCGCTTCAGTCGAGCGGTCATTTTGCTCGGTTCGATTTGGGCTTTGATTGTTATTCCCGTACTGCGGTTTGTGCTTCATCTGCTAAAAGTGGAAGGCTTTAATCTGAATAGCGAAAAGACAAAGCGCTTTCTCGTAGTCGGAAAATCAGATGAAATCGGTCGGGTTGAGAATCTGTTGAAAGACACATTTAAAACACCGGGATTCATTGGTCGGTACGAAGTGGCTGATGTAAACGACCTTTCGCAGTTGGATGATTTTATTCGGATAAATAAAGTGGGCGAAGTGATTTTCTGTGCGAAGGATATTCCCGCGCAGCGAATCATTGATTGCATGACCCAGACCAAATTTCCGGAGGTTGATTTCAAGATAGCACCAACAGAATCGATGTTCTTGATAGGAAGTAATTCCATCAATACCGCTGGCGATCTTTACGCTTTTGGCATCAATGCCATCACAAAACCAACCAACCAGCGTATGAAACGACTGTTGGATTTTGTGTTGTCCTTGATCTTTCTGTTGTTCAGTCCGCTCATCATGTGGTTTATGAAAAGTCCACTTGGTTTATTGAGGAATATCGTATTCGTGCTAATTGGAAAACGAACATGGGTCGGTTACATAAAACAGCACAATGCCGATCAGAATTTTCACCTTCCCAAGATCGCATCATCGGTGCTCAATCCCTTGGATGGATTGGAGGCCGGAGAACCGGATGAAGAAGGACTTTCGAGATTGAATATGCTGTATGCAAAGGATTATCGCGTAGCGAACGACTTGAATATTGTGTTCAAAGGCTTCAGAGAACTTGGTCGGTAA
- the recR gene encoding recombination mediator RecR produces MNLVSKVLQQAVDEFAQLPGVGHKTAFRFVLHLLKKNPDELKKFGNTFLQLQEQVQYCATCFNITDSEICDICADQRRDRTTICVVEDIRDVVSIENTEQFKGLYHVLGGIISPLDGVGPSDLNIPPLMERLETGEVSEVIFALTTTMEGDTTTFYLSRQLQKYNVKLSTLARGVSVGGGLEYTDELTLGRSLINRVPYENSLVNK; encoded by the coding sequence ATGAATCTTGTTTCCAAAGTTCTTCAGCAAGCGGTAGATGAATTTGCTCAATTGCCGGGCGTAGGTCATAAAACGGCCTTTCGGTTTGTGCTGCATCTGCTCAAGAAAAATCCAGATGAACTGAAGAAATTCGGCAATACGTTTTTACAATTGCAAGAGCAGGTTCAGTATTGCGCAACGTGTTTCAATATTACCGATAGCGAAATCTGCGATATCTGTGCCGACCAAAGACGCGACCGCACAACCATCTGCGTGGTGGAAGATATTCGCGATGTGGTTTCTATTGAAAATACCGAGCAGTTTAAAGGATTGTACCACGTGCTTGGCGGCATCATTTCGCCATTGGATGGCGTGGGTCCATCAGACCTCAATATTCCACCATTGATGGAACGCTTGGAAACAGGTGAAGTAAGTGAGGTGATTTTCGCACTCACTACCACCATGGAAGGCGATACCACTACCTTTTACTTATCGCGGCAGCTACAGAAATACAATGTAAAGTTGAGCACCTTGGCACGCGGTGTTTCCGTTGGCGGTGGTTTGGAATACACAGACGAACTCACGCTTGGCCGTTCGCTCATCAATCGCGTTCCGTACGAGAATTCGCTGGTCAATAAATAG
- a CDS encoding mobile mystery protein A, with the protein MATRNKLILEQLGRKMEPFRSANGIPAPEKGWLHAIRTALNMTLEQLGNRLGTSKQSAKAIELREANGSISLKNLQEAANAMDMKLVYGLVPKNGTLDQLVGQKARALAEKIVKRTHQNMQLENQGNSEERIASAIDELTDEIKRELRRSIWD; encoded by the coding sequence ATGGCAACTCGAAACAAACTCATATTGGAACAACTGGGGCGGAAGATGGAGCCTTTCCGTTCGGCCAACGGCATTCCTGCACCCGAGAAGGGTTGGCTGCACGCCATCCGCACGGCCTTGAACATGACCTTGGAGCAGTTGGGCAATCGGCTTGGCACATCCAAGCAATCGGCCAAGGCCATTGAATTACGAGAGGCGAATGGTAGCATTTCGCTGAAGAACTTACAGGAAGCTGCAAACGCCATGGACATGAAATTGGTATATGGTCTTGTACCGAAAAACGGCACATTAGACCAATTAGTGGGGCAAAAAGCACGTGCATTGGCTGAGAAGATTGTGAAGCGCACGCACCAAAACATGCAACTGGAGAATCAAGGCAACAGCGAAGAGCGAATTGCTTCAGCCATTGACGAACTAACTGATGAAATAAAGCGCGAACTGAGGCGATCGATATGGGATTGA